The following proteins are co-located in the Noviherbaspirillum sp. UKPF54 genome:
- a CDS encoding tetratricopeptide repeat protein: MTNANRKHRKRIALVGALLALGAPLAHAGPEQDTEQAEKEFARGNLVVSMSLWRKAAGEGYAPAQARLGDILDKAEEDVDAVSWYRKAADQGNAAGEFGLGLMYGKGEGVQRDEAQARKYISLAAGRDYLPAVIVMVDMYKSGTLGTTPDLAESAKWKAKADELRAKEAALAKAKEGDK; the protein is encoded by the coding sequence AAGCACCGCAAGCGCATCGCGCTGGTTGGCGCCTTACTGGCCTTGGGCGCGCCGTTGGCGCATGCCGGCCCGGAACAGGATACCGAGCAGGCCGAGAAGGAATTCGCTCGCGGCAATCTGGTGGTATCGATGTCGCTATGGCGCAAGGCTGCCGGCGAGGGGTATGCCCCGGCACAGGCGCGGCTGGGCGACATTCTCGACAAAGCCGAGGAAGACGTAGATGCGGTGAGCTGGTACCGCAAGGCGGCCGACCAGGGTAACGCGGCCGGAGAATTCGGACTGGGCCTCATGTATGGCAAGGGGGAGGGCGTCCAGCGCGATGAAGCGCAGGCGCGCAAGTACATCTCACTGGCCGCCGGGAGGGACTACCTGCCGGCCGTGATCGTGATGGTCGACATGTACAAGAGCGGTACCTTGGGCACTACACCGGACCTCGCCGAGAGCGCCAAGTGGAAAGCGAAGGCGGATGAGCTGCGCGCGAAGGAAGCGGCACTCGCCAAGGCGAAGGAGGGTGACAAGTGA
- the hemE gene encoding uroporphyrinogen decarboxylase: MTAKFAPLQNDTFLRALLRQPTEYTPLWLMRQAGRYLPEYCATRRRAGSFLGLAKSPDFATEVTLQPLDRYALDAAILFSDILTVPDAMGLGLYFAEGEGPKFERPLRDEQAVMALQVPPPGALQYVFDAVTQIRTELNGRVPLIGFSGSPWTLACYMVEGGGSDDFRTVKTMLYNRPDLMHHILKTNAQAVAAYLNAQIEAGAQAVMIFDTWGGALADGIYQQFSLAYMREVVAQLKREHDGVKIPAIVFTKGGGLWLEEIAGIGADAVGLDWTVNLGQARAKVGHKVALQGNLDPNVLFAGPEQIRAQVRRLLESFGQPQAGAGHVFNLGHGISQFTPPEAVAVLVDAVHQMSREMRRQTCAA, translated from the coding sequence ATGACCGCCAAATTCGCTCCCCTCCAGAACGACACTTTCCTGCGCGCCTTGCTGCGCCAGCCGACCGAGTACACGCCGCTGTGGCTGATGCGCCAGGCAGGACGCTACCTGCCCGAATACTGCGCCACCCGCCGTCGCGCCGGCTCCTTCCTGGGCTTGGCCAAGAGCCCGGACTTCGCCACCGAAGTCACGCTGCAACCGCTGGATCGCTACGCGCTGGACGCCGCCATCCTGTTTTCCGACATCCTGACCGTGCCCGACGCCATGGGCCTGGGCCTGTATTTCGCCGAAGGCGAAGGCCCGAAATTCGAGCGCCCGCTGCGCGACGAACAGGCGGTCATGGCGCTGCAGGTGCCGCCGCCGGGCGCGCTGCAATACGTGTTCGACGCCGTCACCCAGATCCGCACCGAATTGAATGGCCGGGTGCCGCTGATCGGTTTTTCCGGCAGCCCGTGGACGCTGGCCTGCTACATGGTCGAAGGCGGCGGCTCGGACGACTTCCGCACCGTGAAAACCATGCTGTACAACCGTCCCGACCTGATGCACCACATCCTCAAGACCAATGCGCAAGCGGTGGCGGCTTACCTGAATGCGCAGATCGAGGCGGGCGCGCAGGCGGTGATGATCTTCGACACCTGGGGCGGGGCGCTGGCCGACGGCATTTATCAACAGTTTTCGCTGGCCTACATGCGCGAGGTGGTGGCGCAACTGAAACGCGAGCATGACGGCGTCAAGATCCCGGCGATCGTGTTCACCAAGGGCGGCGGCTTGTGGCTGGAGGAAATCGCCGGCATCGGCGCCGACGCGGTGGGGCTGGACTGGACGGTGAACCTGGGGCAGGCGCGGGCGAAAGTCGGGCACAAGGTGGCGCTGCAGGGCAACCTCGATCCGAACGTGCTGTTTGCCGGCCCCGAGCAGATCCGGGCGCAAGTGCGCAGGCTGCTGGAATCGTTCGGCCAGCCGCAGGCCGGTGCCGGGCACGTGTTCAACCTCGGCCATGGCATTTCGCAATTCACCCCGCCGGAAGCAGTCGCCGTGCTGGTCGACGCCGTGCACCAGATGAGCCGGGAAATGCGCCGGCAAACATGCGCCGCCTGA
- the ccoG gene encoding cytochrome c oxidase accessory protein CcoG encodes MRAAMSADHPFAPQTAHHQGHGGWQPVRMHAPHGRLYVREAQGRHTRLRWACVWATQLVYYGLPWMRWNGRPAVLFDLAARKFTLFGLVLLPQDFVYLAGLLALCAGLLFLASAVGGRVWCAFACPHTVYTGIFMWIENRIEGGRTARMRLDARPLSPSSVAKKLAKHGAWLLLGAWTGITLVGYFTPITALLDELVALDTGPWESLWICLYGGLAYLNAGWMREQFCKYICAYARFQSVMFDRDTFVIGYDRRRGEPRGLRSKRRDPGAARQGDCVDCTICVQVCPTGIDIRNGFQYECIDCAACIDACDAVMDKLGMARGLIGYSTATAVECGWPMQRARRRILRPRVLGYAVILAAGLALYIAALASRPTLRLDVIPDRTGARPAGDGMIENAYRLQVMNMDERPRRVLVTVTGVDATVPKGEYDLDAASSRIIPLRVRAREAALKPGSTRILFTLDALDGTRTRITEQSVFVVSQGG; translated from the coding sequence ATGCGCGCAGCCATGTCGGCTGACCATCCCTTCGCACCACAAACAGCTCATCACCAAGGGCACGGCGGCTGGCAGCCGGTACGGATGCACGCGCCGCACGGCAGGCTGTATGTGCGCGAGGCGCAAGGACGCCACACCCGCTTGCGCTGGGCCTGCGTGTGGGCCACACAGCTGGTGTATTACGGCTTGCCTTGGATGCGCTGGAACGGCAGGCCGGCCGTGCTGTTCGATCTTGCCGCGCGCAAGTTCACGCTGTTCGGACTGGTGCTGTTGCCGCAGGATTTCGTCTATCTCGCTGGCCTGCTGGCGCTGTGCGCTGGCCTGCTGTTTCTCGCCAGCGCCGTTGGTGGGCGCGTCTGGTGCGCCTTCGCCTGTCCGCATACGGTCTATACCGGGATCTTCATGTGGATCGAGAACAGGATCGAGGGCGGTCGCACCGCACGCATGCGCCTTGATGCGCGGCCGCTGTCGCCATCCTCAGTGGCGAAAAAACTGGCCAAGCATGGCGCCTGGCTCCTTCTGGGGGCGTGGACCGGAATCACCCTGGTCGGCTATTTTACGCCCATCACGGCGCTGCTGGACGAACTTGTCGCACTGGACACCGGGCCGTGGGAAAGCCTCTGGATCTGCTTGTACGGCGGGCTGGCATACCTGAATGCCGGATGGATGCGCGAACAGTTCTGCAAGTACATCTGCGCCTATGCGCGCTTCCAGAGCGTGATGTTCGACCGTGACACGTTCGTCATCGGCTACGACCGCCGTCGCGGCGAGCCGCGCGGGCTGCGGAGCAAGCGCCGCGATCCTGGCGCGGCGCGGCAGGGCGATTGCGTCGATTGCACGATCTGCGTGCAGGTGTGCCCGACTGGCATCGATATCCGCAACGGCTTCCAATACGAGTGCATCGATTGCGCCGCCTGCATCGACGCATGCGATGCGGTGATGGACAAGCTCGGCATGGCGCGCGGCCTGATCGGCTACTCTACTGCGACTGCGGTGGAGTGCGGCTGGCCCATGCAGCGGGCGCGGCGTCGCATTTTGCGCCCGCGCGTGCTGGGCTATGCCGTCATCCTGGCTGCCGGGCTCGCACTGTATATTGCCGCGCTGGCATCGCGCCCTACGCTCCGGCTCGACGTGATTCCAGATCGCACGGGTGCGCGACCGGCGGGAGATGGCATGATCGAAAACGCCTACCGCCTGCAGGTCATGAACATGGACGAGCGGCCGCGCCGGGTGCTGGTCACGGTGACCGGGGTGGATGCGACGGTACCGAAAGGGGAATACGACCTCGACGCGGCGAGTTCCCGCATTATCCCGCTGCGCGTGCGCGCACGAGAGGCCGCGCTCAAGCCGGGCTCCACGCGCATCCTGTTCACCCTCGATGCGCTCGATGGCACCCGGACGCGCATAACGGAACAGTCCGTGTTCGTCGTTTCGCAGGGAGGATGA
- a CDS encoding porin, which yields MKKNILARAILAAFVAVPTVALASEAELLQRIEKLAAELEKVKSELAATKQKTDTVEKRQETIAAAPASQGSASGAPQTVVTGYGEINYTHPTKDASASQTDVRRAVIGIQHRFDDKTKLVSEFEFEHAVASKDDNGEVEVEQLYVEREFDNGLRAKAGLFLIPAGLLNTNHEPTAYYGVERNFVETAIIPSTWREVGVGLSSTLENGLTWDVGVTTGFDLTKWDAASEEGRESPLGSIHQEGQLAKSRDMSVHGALNWRGVPGLLVGGSVFTGKMGHNTADFAANGARLTLWDLHTRYTPGRWDLSAVYARGNISGVDALNLISAAQGQPTPVPSSFAGWYAQAAYQLWKSGDYALSPFARYERFNTAKGYTAVPTGLEAQTGPDEKVVTVGANFKVGEGVVLKADYQKFYEDTTRNRVNLGLGFAF from the coding sequence ATGAAGAAAAATATCCTGGCGCGAGCCATCCTCGCCGCCTTCGTGGCGGTGCCGACCGTGGCGTTGGCGAGTGAAGCGGAACTGCTGCAGCGCATCGAAAAACTGGCGGCCGAGCTGGAAAAGGTCAAGTCCGAACTGGCGGCCACCAAGCAGAAGACTGACACGGTCGAAAAGCGCCAGGAGACCATTGCAGCTGCGCCGGCCAGCCAGGGATCCGCATCCGGCGCTCCGCAGACAGTGGTGACCGGCTACGGCGAGATCAACTACACCCACCCGACCAAGGACGCCAGCGCCTCGCAGACCGACGTGCGGCGCGCCGTGATCGGCATCCAGCACCGCTTCGACGACAAGACCAAGCTGGTATCGGAATTCGAATTCGAACATGCTGTTGCCTCGAAGGATGACAACGGCGAAGTGGAGGTCGAACAGCTGTACGTCGAGCGCGAATTTGACAACGGCCTGCGTGCCAAGGCTGGCCTGTTCCTGATCCCGGCCGGCTTGCTGAATACAAACCACGAGCCGACGGCCTATTATGGCGTCGAGCGCAATTTCGTAGAAACCGCGATCATCCCGTCGACCTGGCGCGAGGTCGGCGTCGGCCTGTCGTCCACGCTGGAAAACGGGCTGACCTGGGATGTAGGTGTCACTACCGGTTTCGACCTCACCAAATGGGATGCGGCATCGGAAGAAGGACGCGAATCCCCGCTGGGCAGCATCCACCAGGAAGGCCAGCTTGCCAAGTCGCGCGACATGAGCGTGCACGGCGCGCTTAACTGGCGCGGCGTGCCGGGCCTGCTGGTGGGCGGCTCGGTATTCACGGGCAAGATGGGACACAATACCGCTGATTTTGCCGCGAACGGCGCGCGCCTGACTCTGTGGGACTTGCACACGCGCTACACGCCGGGACGTTGGGACTTGTCCGCCGTCTACGCACGCGGCAACATCAGCGGAGTCGATGCCCTCAACCTGATCTCTGCCGCCCAAGGCCAGCCTACGCCGGTTCCATCGTCGTTCGCCGGCTGGTATGCGCAAGCCGCCTACCAGCTCTGGAAGTCGGGCGATTACGCCTTGTCGCCGTTTGCACGCTACGAGCGGTTCAATACCGCCAAGGGGTATACTGCGGTGCCGACGGGCCTGGAAGCGCAAACCGGTCCGGACGAAAAGGTCGTCACCGTCGGTGCGAACTTCAAGGTGGGCGAAGGTGTCGTACTGAAGGCCGATTACCAGAAGTTCTATGAGGATACGACGCGCAACCGCGTGAATCTCGGCCTCGGTTTCGCATTTTAA
- a CDS encoding two-component regulator propeller domain-containing protein has translation MRQYKLLLLSTLFSAFVGNAGAQDSASQPKVIETFGVGDNVYVRALAVEPKAGALWVGTSAGVHEIDVASGKLRNTFTRNSGLANEYVFAVGIDKDGYKWFGTNAGGVSRYKDGKWKTFFPMHGLADYWIYSFASQKNGDLWIGTWAGVNVVDLKTLKMRTYVKELINEWVYGIDVDAQDRVWFGTEGGVSMFDGKTWKSWTHKDGLGAVNEKKLMASPNTGLGTRSRHDLGLRSEDGSPTYNPNYVFAIAVAKDQTIWAGTWGGGVAHFDGKKWSNFTVKDGLAGDIVYSIVQDAKGVFWFGTNGGVTRYDGKTWKSVDTRTGLLDNNVYALAVAPNGDIWAGTKRGVAHLGQSK, from the coding sequence ATGCGTCAATACAAACTGCTGCTGCTGTCCACTCTCTTTTCCGCCTTTGTCGGCAATGCCGGCGCGCAGGATAGCGCATCTCAGCCAAAGGTGATCGAGACCTTCGGCGTGGGTGACAACGTTTATGTCCGCGCGCTGGCGGTTGAGCCGAAAGCGGGCGCCCTGTGGGTCGGCACCTCGGCCGGCGTGCACGAGATCGATGTTGCCTCCGGCAAGCTGCGCAACACCTTTACGCGCAACAGCGGCCTGGCCAACGAATACGTATTCGCCGTCGGTATCGACAAGGATGGCTACAAGTGGTTCGGCACCAATGCCGGCGGTGTGTCGCGCTACAAGGACGGCAAGTGGAAAACCTTCTTTCCGATGCATGGCCTGGCCGACTACTGGATCTATTCGTTCGCCAGCCAGAAGAACGGCGATTTGTGGATCGGTACCTGGGCCGGCGTGAACGTGGTCGACCTCAAGACGCTGAAGATGCGCACCTACGTCAAGGAGCTGATCAACGAATGGGTGTATGGCATCGACGTCGATGCCCAGGACCGCGTCTGGTTCGGTACCGAGGGCGGCGTATCCATGTTCGACGGCAAGACCTGGAAGTCGTGGACCCATAAGGACGGCCTCGGAGCAGTCAACGAAAAGAAGCTGATGGCGAGCCCCAATACCGGCCTGGGAACGCGTTCGCGCCATGACCTCGGCCTGCGTTCGGAGGACGGCTCGCCTACCTATAACCCGAACTACGTGTTCGCTATCGCTGTCGCGAAGGATCAGACCATCTGGGCCGGCACTTGGGGCGGCGGGGTAGCCCATTTCGACGGCAAGAAATGGAGCAACTTCACCGTCAAGGATGGCTTGGCCGGCGACATCGTGTACAGCATCGTGCAGGATGCCAAGGGCGTGTTCTGGTTCGGCACCAATGGCGGCGTAACCCGCTACGACGGCAAGACCTGGAAGAGCGTCGACACCCGGACCGGGCTGCTCGACAACAACGTCTATGCATTGGCGGTGGCGCCCAACGGCGACATCTGGGCCGGCACCAAGCGCGGCGTCGCGCATCTGGGCCAATCGAAATAA
- a CDS encoding two-component regulator propeller domain-containing protein: MQLNKMTSAIVGIVGVAALVGGAYYFGTKHASQPTPPSLPQLSAGPLKPGALAPANHEAMGGVQPVSAQGGPVQQGKVQIDPNARYTHFRVGNRNVKSILMDGKIVWVGTSGGVVRYDTTTDEYRLFDSRNGLLSNGIFHISKLDGKIMVGTYGGGMSLYDQEKDKWENFNIPDGLGDAFVYGVLKASNGDVWVATWSGANRIRGGALKDRSKWDLYTVENTKGGLPNDWVYGLAEGKNGEMWLATEGGLARFKDGKWDNWNHAKGQGADYEIVKNDIKFNNDPAQQSVHHARQKQEMGLQGINVAYNPNYIVSMVVDDDGSVWCGTWGGGLGHFDGKTWRNYTVKDGLPGNHIFMLHRDVNGTMWIGTNEGLAKRVGDKFEVLTTADGLFSNAVFSMATGPGGDQWIGSFGGVTHFKPKAQ; encoded by the coding sequence GTGCAATTGAATAAAATGACTTCGGCGATTGTCGGCATTGTCGGCGTTGCGGCCCTGGTGGGCGGCGCCTATTACTTCGGCACCAAGCACGCTTCGCAGCCGACCCCGCCGTCCCTGCCTCAGCTGTCCGCGGGTCCGCTCAAGCCGGGAGCCCTGGCGCCGGCCAATCATGAGGCCATGGGCGGCGTGCAGCCGGTATCGGCGCAAGGCGGACCGGTCCAGCAGGGCAAGGTGCAGATCGATCCGAACGCACGCTATACCCATTTCCGCGTCGGCAACCGCAATGTCAAATCGATCCTGATGGATGGGAAAATTGTCTGGGTCGGCACGTCCGGCGGCGTGGTGCGCTATGACACTACCACGGACGAATACCGCCTGTTCGACTCGCGCAACGGGTTGCTCTCCAACGGTATCTTCCATATCAGCAAGCTGGACGGAAAAATCATGGTCGGCACCTATGGCGGCGGCATGTCGCTGTACGACCAGGAAAAGGACAAATGGGAAAACTTCAACATTCCGGACGGCCTGGGCGACGCTTTCGTCTACGGTGTGCTGAAGGCATCCAACGGCGACGTCTGGGTTGCGACCTGGTCGGGCGCCAACCGTATCCGCGGCGGCGCACTGAAGGATCGTTCCAAGTGGGACCTGTATACGGTGGAAAACACAAAGGGCGGCTTGCCGAACGACTGGGTGTACGGCCTGGCAGAGGGCAAAAACGGCGAGATGTGGCTGGCGACCGAAGGCGGCCTGGCGCGCTTCAAGGATGGCAAGTGGGATAACTGGAACCACGCCAAGGGCCAGGGCGCCGACTATGAAATCGTGAAGAACGACATCAAGTTCAACAATGACCCGGCGCAGCAATCGGTGCACCATGCGCGCCAGAAGCAGGAGATGGGACTGCAGGGTATCAATGTCGCCTATAACCCGAACTACATCGTGTCGATGGTGGTTGACGACGACGGCTCGGTATGGTGCGGCACCTGGGGCGGCGGCCTGGGCCATTTCGATGGCAAGACCTGGCGCAACTACACGGTGAAGGATGGCCTGCCGGGCAACCATATCTTCATGCTGCATCGTGATGTGAACGGCACGATGTGGATCGGCACCAACGAAGGACTGGCCAAGCGCGTAGGCGACAAATTCGAGGTGCTGACCACTGCCGACGGCCTGTTCTCGAACGCCGTGTTCTCGATGGCGACCGGGCCGGGAGGCGACCAGTGGATCGGCAGCTTCGGCGGCGTCACGCATTTCAAGCCGAAGGCGCAGTAA
- a CDS encoding cytochrome-c peroxidase yields the protein MNMSNVGGRGRERASRVAAWALVMLAACVLNACGGGGSGDGAAQDAELSAVAALGQKIFSDPGLSASGGQSCASCHDPAHAHAQSNAVSVQLGGPNLDIPGFRAVPSLRYLSFNPVFSFDSEGAPVGGFDRDGRAQSLAEQAQRPFLAPHEMANASKADMVSRLRLASYADEFRKVFGGAIFDNPDDAFDRATFALQRYQIEASEFHPFDSKYDLFLAGKVQLSAAELRGLALFNSPAKGNCAACHTSARGADGSPPLFTDFSFDNLGVPRNTAIPATSVASYFDLGLCGPDRTDLADRSDLCGAFKVPTLRNVATRKVFFHNGRFSTLRDALRFYVRRDTNPEEWYPTVGGVVQKFDDLPQQYRANVNTSEAPYNRMPGMAPALSEDEIDDVIQFLGTLNDGYKIQ from the coding sequence ATGAATATGTCGAATGTAGGGGGGCGCGGCCGCGAGCGCGCATCGCGTGTGGCTGCATGGGCGCTGGTGATGCTGGCCGCCTGCGTTTTGAATGCGTGCGGCGGCGGGGGGAGTGGCGACGGTGCCGCGCAGGATGCGGAGTTGAGCGCGGTTGCGGCGCTTGGCCAGAAAATTTTCAGTGATCCCGGCCTTTCCGCATCGGGAGGGCAATCCTGCGCGAGCTGCCACGATCCGGCCCACGCGCATGCGCAATCCAACGCCGTATCCGTGCAGCTCGGCGGCCCCAATCTCGACATTCCAGGTTTTCGTGCGGTGCCGTCCCTGCGTTACCTCAGCTTCAACCCGGTATTCTCGTTCGACAGCGAGGGCGCCCCGGTCGGCGGCTTCGACCGCGACGGGCGCGCGCAATCGCTGGCCGAGCAGGCCCAGCGTCCGTTCCTGGCGCCGCACGAAATGGCCAACGCCAGCAAGGCCGATATGGTATCCCGCCTGAGGCTCGCCTCCTATGCCGACGAGTTCCGCAAGGTGTTCGGCGGAGCGATCTTCGATAACCCGGACGACGCCTTCGACCGCGCGACATTCGCGCTGCAGCGCTACCAGATCGAGGCTAGCGAATTTCATCCGTTCGATTCCAAGTACGACCTGTTCCTGGCCGGTAAGGTGCAGCTGAGCGCCGCCGAGCTGCGCGGCCTGGCGCTGTTCAACAGCCCGGCCAAGGGAAATTGCGCCGCCTGCCACACGAGCGCGCGCGGCGCCGACGGATCTCCGCCGCTGTTTACCGACTTCAGCTTCGACAACCTGGGCGTGCCGCGCAACACGGCGATTCCGGCCACCTCTGTCGCCAGCTATTTCGACCTCGGTCTGTGCGGTCCCGACCGCACCGACCTGGCGGACCGCAGCGATCTGTGCGGGGCGTTCAAGGTGCCGACCCTGCGCAATGTCGCCACCCGCAAGGTGTTCTTCCATAACGGTCGTTTCAGCACCTTGCGCGACGCGTTGCGGTTCTATGTGCGGCGCGACACCAACCCGGAGGAGTGGTACCCGACGGTGGGCGGCGTGGTGCAGAAGTTCGACGACCTGCCGCAGCAGTATCGCGCCAACGTGAACACCAGCGAGGCGCCGTACAACCGCATGCCCGGCATGGCGCCGGCGCTGTCCGAGGACGAGATCGACGACGTGATCCAGTTCCTCGGCACCCTGAACGACGGCTACAAGATTCAATGA
- a CDS encoding cytochrome c3 family protein, producing the protein MKKPAFSVLVALSLLLALFAGGLPFAMFNGSGNRHLETADCATCHLAGKSVTPQQAGMLVASQEVLCSKCHPAAIKVSHPSGFQPKTRPIETYPLDWKGDLTCSTCHEVHASGHGLMRGTRRGKDLCFACHDAEFFRKMRDGGASLMVGHLSSGIDSEAPTLDVYSRQCMECHGNSGDPRLATLVDRNGVVRHASRSVNHPVGADYQKAAAFGGYRPRKAVERKLLLPSGLVSCVSCHSGYQKEHGKLVVTKADSKLCYECHDL; encoded by the coding sequence ATGAAAAAGCCCGCATTTAGCGTACTCGTCGCTCTCTCGCTGCTTCTGGCCCTGTTCGCCGGCGGTTTGCCGTTTGCGATGTTCAACGGCAGCGGCAACCGGCATCTGGAGACGGCCGATTGTGCCACCTGCCACCTTGCTGGCAAGAGCGTCACTCCGCAGCAGGCCGGCATGCTCGTCGCCAGCCAGGAAGTCCTGTGCAGCAAATGCCATCCGGCCGCCATCAAGGTCAGCCATCCGAGCGGATTCCAGCCCAAGACCAGGCCGATCGAGACGTATCCGCTGGACTGGAAGGGCGACCTGACCTGCAGCACCTGCCATGAAGTGCATGCCAGCGGTCACGGCCTGATGCGCGGCACCCGGCGCGGCAAGGACCTGTGTTTCGCCTGCCACGACGCCGAATTTTTCCGCAAGATGCGCGACGGCGGCGCGTCGCTGATGGTCGGGCACCTGAGCAGCGGCATCGACAGCGAAGCGCCGACTCTCGACGTATATTCGCGTCAGTGCATGGAGTGCCACGGCAACAGCGGCGATCCCCGGCTTGCCACTCTGGTCGATCGCAACGGCGTGGTGCGCCATGCCAGCCGTTCGGTGAATCATCCGGTTGGCGCGGATTACCAGAAGGCTGCGGCCTTCGGCGGCTACCGTCCGCGCAAGGCGGTGGAGCGCAAGCTGCTGCTGCCGAGCGGTCTGGTGAGCTGCGTTTCGTGCCACTCCGGCTACCAGAAGGAGCATGGAAAGCTGGTGGTTACCAAGGCGGATTCCAAACTTTGCTACGAATGCCACGACCTATGA
- a CDS encoding FAD:protein FMN transferase has protein sequence MRRLSVIRRCVAWLLLLLPLLSGCARNEATYRTEGEVFGTRVSVSIYGEPQARANELGQRVMNEFGRLHDKFHAWKPSQLTALNDAIARGDSFQADAEMVDVLKAAAMLAGQADNTFNPAIGHLIRLWGFQSSDIAPHSPSPTEIKRWVDADPRMSDLIFDGTRISSRNKAVMLDLGGYAKGYALDRAAQILRAEHVEAALINVGGNILAIGRPGDRPWKVGIQDPRGGGMVAAVELNDNEAVGTSGDYQRYFMKDGKRHPHIIDPRTGETTDLVASVTVITRGGNDAGTRSDGNSKPLFIVGPGHWKEMAERLGLKEVMLIDAEGNVELTQEMRDRMERQPAHAG, from the coding sequence ATGCGCCGCCTGAGCGTCATCCGTCGCTGTGTCGCGTGGCTGCTGCTGTTGCTGCCGCTGTTAAGCGGCTGCGCCCGCAACGAGGCCACTTATCGCACTGAAGGGGAAGTTTTCGGAACCAGGGTGTCGGTGAGCATTTATGGCGAGCCGCAAGCGCGCGCCAATGAACTCGGCCAGCGCGTGATGAACGAGTTCGGACGGCTGCACGACAAGTTCCATGCATGGAAGCCGAGCCAGCTGACGGCACTGAACGATGCCATCGCGCGCGGCGACAGCTTCCAGGCCGATGCCGAAATGGTGGACGTGCTCAAGGCCGCCGCCATGCTGGCGGGGCAGGCTGACAACACCTTCAATCCGGCGATCGGCCACCTGATCCGCCTGTGGGGATTCCAGAGCAGCGACATCGCGCCCCATTCGCCGTCGCCGACGGAAATCAAGCGTTGGGTCGATGCCGATCCCCGCATGTCCGACCTGATATTCGACGGCACCAGGATTTCCAGTCGCAACAAGGCAGTGATGCTCGACTTGGGCGGGTACGCGAAGGGCTATGCGCTGGACCGCGCAGCGCAAATCCTGCGTGCAGAGCATGTTGAGGCGGCGCTGATCAATGTTGGCGGGAACATCCTCGCCATCGGCCGACCGGGTGACCGCCCGTGGAAGGTCGGTATCCAGGATCCGCGAGGTGGCGGCATGGTCGCCGCCGTCGAATTGAATGACAACGAGGCGGTTGGCACCAGCGGCGATTACCAGCGCTACTTCATGAAGGACGGCAAGCGCCATCCGCACATCATCGATCCGCGCACCGGCGAGACGACCGATCTTGTCGCGTCGGTGACGGTCATCACCCGCGGCGGCAATGACGCGGGGACGCGCTCGGACGGTAACTCCAAGCCGCTGTTCATCGTCGGTCCTGGTCACTGGAAGGAAATGGCTGAGAGGCTGGGATTGAAGGAAGTCATGCTCATCGACGCCGAGGGCAATGTGGAACTGACGCAGGAAATGCGTGACCGGATGGAGCGGCAGCCGGCGCACGCCGGATAA
- a CDS encoding cytochrome c has product MIPKLRIGKCNIEKLSRASLVLATVAVALLSAGFSSGLYAADHIKGRELYERNCMVCHGQGGQSVMPGVPNFGRGEGVLKPDFTLLASIRSGRNAMPAFQGILTDRDIMDVIAFVRTLH; this is encoded by the coding sequence GTGATCCCGAAATTGAGAATAGGCAAGTGCAATATTGAGAAATTGTCGCGCGCATCGCTGGTGCTCGCGACGGTGGCGGTGGCATTGCTTTCAGCCGGCTTCAGCAGCGGGCTGTACGCCGCAGACCATATCAAGGGGCGCGAGCTTTATGAAAGAAACTGCATGGTCTGCCACGGGCAGGGTGGTCAGAGCGTAATGCCCGGCGTGCCCAATTTCGGCCGCGGCGAAGGCGTGCTCAAGCCCGACTTCACTTTGCTGGCCTCGATCCGGAGCGGCAGGAACGCCATGCCTGCATTCCAGGGAATTCTGACTGACCGCGACATCATGGATGTCATCGCTTTCGTAAGGACTTTACATTGA
- a CDS encoding FMN-binding protein: MKSLHLATLAATAAAGGSAFATQYLTVEQAQRAMFPDATRFADASLQLAPEQMRQVEKLAGLPARSVNWRVFAAYRGDALLGHMVLDDVIGKFELISYAVGVNPDASIKQVEILTYRESHGFEIKSPAWRKQFVGKTAQSGLAVGEGIANISGATLSCTHVTDGVRRIAAIAQVMLKK, translated from the coding sequence ATGAAATCGCTCCATCTGGCGACGCTGGCGGCCACGGCTGCCGCCGGCGGATCGGCATTCGCTACCCAGTACCTGACGGTGGAGCAGGCGCAGCGCGCGATGTTCCCCGACGCCACGCGTTTCGCCGACGCCAGCCTGCAGCTGGCGCCGGAGCAGATGCGGCAGGTCGAGAAGCTGGCCGGCTTGCCGGCGCGCTCGGTCAACTGGCGCGTGTTCGCCGCCTACCGCGGCGATGCGCTGCTGGGCCACATGGTGCTCGACGACGTGATCGGGAAATTCGAACTGATTTCCTACGCGGTCGGCGTTAACCCGGACGCCAGCATCAAGCAGGTCGAAATCCTCACCTATCGCGAAAGCCACGGCTTCGAAATCAAGAGCCCGGCCTGGCGCAAGCAGTTCGTCGGCAAGACCGCGCAATCGGGGCTGGCGGTGGGAGAGGGAATCGCCAATATCAGCGGCGCGACCCTGTCGTGCACCCACGTGACCGACGGCGTGAGGCGTATCGCGGCCATCGCCCAGGTGATGCTGAAAAAATGA